In Dryobates pubescens isolate bDryPub1 chromosome 28, bDryPub1.pri, whole genome shotgun sequence, a single window of DNA contains:
- the GTF3C6 gene encoding general transcription factor 3C polypeptide 6 isoform X1, whose product MAAAARPTEGGEKEDGTEEDDVEEQLVMVELSGIIDSDFLEKCENKCKILGIETERPILQVDRYVFAGEYEDTLGTCVFFEENTEHVDAEGNQKVHLKYKCHTMKKLSMTRTLLTEKKEGEENVGGVEWLQIKDRNFSHSRLNTICSFLREKEDSEESAQAQDKMAEESEGEVSGGGNSDMNCDLEKQHSLEIDASVPLPDSPASGAEDSPSASVALDSAPP is encoded by the exons GAGCAACTGGTCATGGTGGAACTCTCAGGAATTATTGATTCAGACTTCTTAGAAAAATGTGAAAACAAATGCAAGATTTTG GGAATAGAGACAGAGAGGCCCATTTTACAAGTGGACAGATATGTATTTGCAGGAGAATATGAAG ATACCTTGGGAACCTGTGTGTTTTTTGAAGAGAACACAGAGCATG TAGATGCAGAAGGCAACCAAAAAGTACACCTGAAATACAAGTGCCACACAATGAAGAAGCTGAGCATGACACGGACACTTctgacagaaaaaaaggaaggagaagagaatgtTG GTGGAGTGGAGTGGTTACAGATCAAGGACAGAAATTTTTCCCACAGCCGGCTCAATACGATTTGCAGCTTTTTGCGTGAAAAGGAAGATTCTGAGGAGTCAGCTCAGGCCCAAGACAAAATGGCTGAAGAGTCAGAAGGAGAGGTGAGTGGTGGAGGAAATTCTGACATGAATTGTGACCTGGAGAAGCAGCATAGCTTGGAAATTGATGCCTCTGTTCCTCTGCCTGACAGCCCTGCTTCTGGGGCAGAGGATTCTCCTTCTGCAAGTGTCGCCTTAGACAGTGCCCCTCCATGA
- the GTF3C6 gene encoding general transcription factor 3C polypeptide 6 isoform X2, protein MAAAARPTEGGEKEDGTEEDDVEEQLVMVELSGIIDSDFLEKCENKCKILGIETERPILQVDRYVFAGEYEDTLGTCVFFEENTEHDAEGNQKVHLKYKCHTMKKLSMTRTLLTEKKEGEENVGGVEWLQIKDRNFSHSRLNTICSFLREKEDSEESAQAQDKMAEESEGEVSGGGNSDMNCDLEKQHSLEIDASVPLPDSPASGAEDSPSASVALDSAPP, encoded by the exons GAGCAACTGGTCATGGTGGAACTCTCAGGAATTATTGATTCAGACTTCTTAGAAAAATGTGAAAACAAATGCAAGATTTTG GGAATAGAGACAGAGAGGCCCATTTTACAAGTGGACAGATATGTATTTGCAGGAGAATATGAAG ATACCTTGGGAACCTGTGTGTTTTTTGAAGAGAACACAGAGCATG ATGCAGAAGGCAACCAAAAAGTACACCTGAAATACAAGTGCCACACAATGAAGAAGCTGAGCATGACACGGACACTTctgacagaaaaaaaggaaggagaagagaatgtTG GTGGAGTGGAGTGGTTACAGATCAAGGACAGAAATTTTTCCCACAGCCGGCTCAATACGATTTGCAGCTTTTTGCGTGAAAAGGAAGATTCTGAGGAGTCAGCTCAGGCCCAAGACAAAATGGCTGAAGAGTCAGAAGGAGAGGTGAGTGGTGGAGGAAATTCTGACATGAATTGTGACCTGGAGAAGCAGCATAGCTTGGAAATTGATGCCTCTGTTCCTCTGCCTGACAGCCCTGCTTCTGGGGCAGAGGATTCTCCTTCTGCAAGTGTCGCCTTAGACAGTGCCCCTCCATGA